From Cydia splendana unplaced genomic scaffold, ilCydSple1.2 scaffold_57_ctg1, whole genome shotgun sequence, one genomic window encodes:
- the LOC134805754 gene encoding uncharacterized protein LOC134805754 — MAACAGCYNNLGDVKFLNCYNCLKSYCLLCTNCSHDLYNTMGPAQKHSWKCVECKSSEPRLDNTNTPVRGDNANVTTHRGATRPRGAGTCELDSSVMEVSYTDSQGLNDTTRYGALLDTTGGNDIQQLVTEFRLFRQEMRAMSYEIQALRTTMTNLTVKIDKCDERIDNVCARVEKLENNTSNSNESHNTDKSLLDTIVQLRMDINNRDQDLLLNDLEISSVPEQNGENTVHIVTTLGQKLGVTLSEHDIVDATRVGRASQPNEGVQGPPARPRPLVVRLARRAVRDQLLQAARVRRGATTEGTGLPGHSCRFYVNERLTHFNRKLFQKARQLKEHYGWRYVWTRDGRIYVRQRPGSESPRHRIQTELDLSRVFGTLDI; from the coding sequence ATGGCAGCCTGTGCGGGATGTTACAACAACTTAGGCGATGTGAAATTTTTGAATTGTTATAACTGCCTAAAATCTTACTGTCTTCTTTGCACAAATTGTTCACATGACTTGTATAACACAATGGGACCCGCACAAAAGCACTCGTGGAAGTGTGTTGAATGCAAAAGTTCAGAACCGAGGCTAGACAATACTAATACACCGGTGCGCGGCGACAACGCCAATGTTACTACGCATAGGGGGGCCACCCGCCCTCGTGGAGCTGGGACCTGCGAGCTCGACAGCTCGGTCATGGAAGTGTCCTATACTGACAGCCAAGGTTTAAACGACACCACCAGGTATGGAGCTTTGTTGGACACTACTGGTGGCAACGATATTCAGCAGTTAGTGACAGAATTTCGTCTTTTTCGTCAAGAAATGCGTGCAATGAGTTATGAAATCCAAGCTCTTCGTACGACTATGACAAACCTGACTGTAAAGATCGATAAATGTGATGAGCGTATCGATAATGTATGTGCTCGCGTAGAAAAGCTTGAAAACAACACCTCAAATAGTAATGAAAGTCATAACACGGACAAGTCACTTCTAGACACCATTGTCCAATTGAGAATGGACATAAATAATAGAGATCAGGATCTGTTGTTAAACGATCTAGAAATATCTAGCGTACCTGAACAAAACGGAGAGAATACGGTGCACATAGTCACTACTCTGGGCCAGAAACTTGGGGTCACTCTCTCGGAGCACGACATCGTCGACGCGACTCGCGTGGGTCGTGCCTCGCAGCCGAACGAGGGTGTCCAGGGTCCGCCGGCCCGCCCGCGGCCACTGGTGGTGCGGCTGGCGCGCCGCGCCGTGCGAGATCAGCTGCTACAGGCGGCGCGGGTACGTCGCGGAGCCACCACGGAGGGCACCGGCCTGCCTGGTCATAGCTGCCGCTTTTATGTTAACGAGCGGCTCACTCACTTCAATCGAAAACTATTCCAGAAGGCGCGGCAGCTCAAGGAACACTACGGCTGGCGATATGTATGGACTCGCGACGGTAGGATTTACGTGCGCCAACGTCCAGGTTCGGAATCTCCGCGACATCGCATACAAACAGAACTGGATCTGAGCCGTGTTTTTGGAACACTCGATATTTGA